The following are encoded in a window of Nocardia sp. BMG111209 genomic DNA:
- a CDS encoding serine/threonine-protein kinase, translated as MMAGVAGPVEFKAVAAFAAAWESDDSPPEISDYLPDAQTLRLRALLDLIRIDLRNRWLRAVSTSSAPARKRLREYCAEFPELAPQEIPAGLVYEEFVILRHSGERVDPRDWLREYPTQAGQLRELLNADGADQSTQQPGIGTATATRTGGWSGDATRTTTDLGAPPVEDLGDLEIGHSIDDFDLLTMLGSGAFARVFLARQRTLQRLVAVKISADRGSEPQTLAQLDHDYIVRVFDQRLLDRPGITAGSRERRLRLLYMQFLPGGTLLSVLRWVRATPPDQRSGQLLLDAVDAAMEEKGEIRPTDSSVRAEIAALSWPDTVAWLGCRLAEALAYADAHGVLHRDVKPANVLLTAEAVPKLADFNISFSKHLTDANPVAYFGGSLSYMSPEQLEACHPEHERTAEDLDTRADLYSLGVVLWELLTGTKPFADDDTTGTEHGDATVLAALLARRRAGVAADTLRELPADCPAALRRVLLTCLEPDRERRWAGGSELAAQLQLCLDRRARELVDPLPDSMRMRLRAWMIPLMVLAIGVPNMVASLFNIQHNRSLIVDRLSQPAHHAFEIVTFIVNVVFFPLGFALLVYLSRHLLIVPRGLRRGRTFDQRTLDRARWQALLLGDRVVLIVFALWALAAITFPIALQVSTGEVTTPMVVHFLASLLVCGAMAVTYPFFPVVFYLVRCIYPLFLREGELDAADAAQLRGLGRRCTAYLAVAASVPLLAVAGVTLLPPEDIPHVIVSVRVLCIGAIAAFVAAYLMFRALEADLSALERVVDPEGGHPHPTRSNRR; from the coding sequence ATGATGGCTGGTGTGGCGGGTCCGGTCGAGTTCAAAGCGGTTGCTGCGTTCGCCGCTGCCTGGGAGTCGGACGACAGTCCGCCGGAGATTTCCGACTATCTGCCGGACGCGCAGACATTGCGATTGCGAGCGCTGCTCGATCTGATCCGGATCGACCTGCGTAATCGGTGGTTGCGCGCGGTGTCCACGTCGTCCGCGCCGGCCCGCAAACGGCTGCGCGAATACTGCGCGGAATTCCCGGAATTGGCGCCGCAGGAGATACCCGCCGGATTGGTCTACGAGGAGTTCGTGATCCTCCGGCACAGCGGCGAGCGGGTGGATCCGCGCGACTGGCTGCGGGAATATCCCACCCAGGCCGGGCAGTTGCGGGAACTGCTCAATGCCGACGGCGCGGATCAGAGCACCCAGCAGCCGGGTATCGGCACGGCGACCGCGACCCGGACGGGCGGCTGGTCCGGGGACGCCACCCGCACCACCACCGACCTCGGGGCGCCGCCGGTGGAGGATCTGGGAGATCTCGAGATCGGCCACAGCATCGACGATTTCGATCTGCTGACCATGCTCGGCAGCGGCGCCTTCGCCCGGGTGTTCCTGGCCCGGCAGCGCACCCTGCAGCGGTTGGTCGCGGTGAAGATCTCCGCCGACCGCGGCTCCGAACCGCAGACGCTGGCGCAGCTGGACCACGACTACATCGTGCGGGTCTTCGACCAGCGGTTGCTGGATCGGCCCGGCATCACGGCCGGGTCCCGGGAGCGCCGGCTGCGGTTGCTGTACATGCAGTTCCTGCCCGGCGGCACCCTGCTGAGCGTGCTGCGCTGGGTGCGCGCCACCCCGCCGGACCAGCGCAGCGGGCAGCTGCTGCTGGACGCGGTCGACGCGGCCATGGAGGAGAAGGGTGAGATCCGCCCGACCGACTCCAGCGTGCGGGCCGAGATCGCCGCGCTGTCCTGGCCGGATACGGTGGCCTGGCTGGGTTGCCGGTTGGCCGAGGCGCTGGCCTACGCCGATGCGCACGGGGTGCTGCACCGCGACGTCAAACCGGCCAATGTGCTGCTCACCGCCGAGGCGGTGCCGAAACTCGCCGACTTCAACATCAGCTTCAGCAAGCATCTGACCGACGCGAATCCCGTTGCGTACTTCGGTGGTTCGCTGTCGTACATGTCTCCGGAGCAGCTGGAGGCCTGTCATCCCGAGCACGAACGCACCGCCGAGGATCTCGACACGCGCGCGGATCTGTACTCGCTCGGCGTGGTGCTGTGGGAATTGCTCACCGGCACAAAGCCTTTCGCGGACGACGACACCACCGGCACGGAACACGGCGACGCCACCGTGCTGGCCGCGCTGCTGGCCCGCCGCCGCGCGGGGGTGGCCGCCGACACGTTGCGGGAACTGCCCGCCGACTGCCCGGCGGCCCTGCGCAGAGTGCTGCTGACCTGTCTGGAACCGGATCGCGAGCGCCGCTGGGCCGGCGGTTCGGAACTGGCCGCCCAGTTGCAGCTGTGCCTGGACCGGCGGGCCCGCGAACTGGTCGACCCGCTGCCGGACAGTATGCGAATGCGGTTGCGGGCCTGGATGATTCCGCTGATGGTGCTGGCCATCGGGGTACCGAACATGGTGGCGTCGCTGTTCAACATCCAGCACAACCGGTCGCTGATCGTGGACCGGCTCAGCCAGCCCGCGCATCATGCCTTCGAGATCGTCACCTTCATCGTGAATGTGGTGTTCTTCCCGCTCGGCTTCGCGCTCCTGGTCTATCTGTCCCGGCATCTGCTGATCGTGCCGCGCGGGTTGCGGCGCGGGCGGACCTTCGATCAACGCACCCTGGATCGGGCCCGCTGGCAGGCGCTGCTGCTCGGCGACCGGGTGGTGCTGATCGTCTTCGCGCTGTGGGCGCTCGCCGCGATCACCTTCCCGATCGCGTTGCAGGTGAGCACCGGCGAGGTGACCACGCCGATGGTGGTGCACTTCCTGGCCTCACTGCTGGTGTGCGGGGCGATGGCGGTGACCTACCCGTTCTTCCCGGTCGTGTTCTATCTGGTGCGCTGCATCTATCCGCTGTTCCTGCGCGAGGGCGAGCTCGACGCCGCCGACGCCGCCCAGTTGCGCGGTCTCGGCCGCCGCTGCACCGCCTACCTCGCGGTGGCCGCCTCGGTGCCGCTGCTGGCCGTGGCGGGCGTGACATTGCTACCGCCGGAGGACATTCCGCACGTGATCGTCTCGGTGCGGGTGCTGTGCATCGGCGCCATCGCCGCGTTCGTGGCCGCCTATCTGATGTTCCGCGCGCTCGAGGCCGATCTGAGTGCGCTGGAGCGGGTGGTGGATCCCGAGGGCGGACATCCGCACCCGACCAGGTCGAACCGGCGCTGA
- a CDS encoding amidase has product MSVNIPATATEIAAEVRDGTLRPDLVVTAALDRISAAEPVLGAFAVVRAERALAEARALADRPDLDALPLAGVPIAIKNNIAVAGEVTRGGSRAGGDDPATTDHPVVARLRAAGAVVVGLTELPELGLWGVTDTPDRITRSPWNIRYSAGGSSGGSGAAVGAGLVPVAHGNDGLGSVRIPAACCGVVGVKPGRDVVPAEVGADSWGGMVENGVLATTVADAALVLSVLAGRPALADPEPPPPLRIALAAGAPTPPARVDRHWADAARTAAQTAAAAGHSVTDAVLPYGGGTNAVMLRWLAGAARDAGELSHPDRLQRRSRVHAALGRAVLRTGLIRPRQVDLIETRLLDFFENHDVVITPTLARPAPRAQAWHTRGWVANMAANVRFAPFTPLWNLVGWPALSLPMGTHPRTGTPLAAQLAGPPGSEATLLRLAAQLEAARPWQRVAPVR; this is encoded by the coding sequence ATGAGCGTGAACATTCCGGCCACGGCGACCGAGATCGCGGCGGAGGTCCGGGACGGCACGCTGCGGCCCGATCTGGTGGTGACGGCGGCGCTCGACCGGATCAGCGCCGCCGAGCCGGTGCTCGGCGCCTTCGCCGTGGTCCGCGCCGAGCGCGCCCTCGCGGAGGCCCGCGCCCTCGCCGACCGGCCCGATCTGGATGCCCTGCCCCTGGCCGGCGTGCCGATCGCGATCAAGAACAACATCGCGGTCGCCGGCGAGGTGACCCGCGGCGGTTCCCGGGCCGGTGGTGACGACCCGGCGACCACCGACCATCCGGTGGTGGCCCGGCTGCGGGCCGCGGGCGCGGTGGTCGTCGGCCTGACCGAACTGCCCGAACTGGGCCTGTGGGGTGTCACCGATACGCCGGATCGAATCACCCGCTCGCCCTGGAACATCCGATACAGCGCCGGCGGGTCCTCCGGCGGGTCCGGGGCCGCGGTGGGCGCGGGCCTGGTCCCGGTGGCGCACGGCAACGACGGCCTGGGTTCGGTGCGCATCCCGGCGGCCTGCTGCGGCGTGGTGGGTGTCAAACCCGGACGCGATGTGGTGCCCGCCGAGGTCGGCGCCGATTCCTGGGGCGGGATGGTGGAGAACGGCGTCCTCGCCACGACGGTCGCGGATGCCGCACTGGTGCTCTCGGTGCTGGCCGGTCGCCCGGCGCTGGCCGATCCGGAACCTCCGCCGCCGCTGCGGATCGCGCTGGCCGCGGGTGCGCCGACACCGCCGGCACGGGTGGACCGGCACTGGGCCGACGCGGCCCGTACCGCCGCGCAGACCGCCGCCGCGGCCGGTCACAGCGTCACCGACGCCGTACTGCCGTATGGGGGCGGCACCAATGCCGTGATGCTGCGCTGGCTGGCCGGCGCCGCGCGCGACGCCGGGGAGCTGTCCCATCCGGACCGACTACAGAGACGCAGCCGGGTACACGCCGCCCTGGGCCGAGCCGTGCTGCGTACCGGCCTGATCCGGCCCCGGCAGGTCGATCTGATCGAGACCCGTCTGCTGGACTTCTTCGAGAACCACGACGTCGTGATCACTCCGACGCTGGCCCGGCCCGCACCGCGCGCGCAGGCCTGGCACACCCGCGGCTGGGTCGCCAACATGGCCGCGAACGTGCGCTTCGCACCCTTCACACCACTGTGGAACCTGGTCGGCTGGCCCGCGCTGAGCCTGCCGATGGGCACCCATCCACGCACCGGCACCCCGCTGGCCGCTCAGCTCGCCGGTCCGCCCGGCAGCGAGGCGACCCTGCTCCGCCTGGCCGCCCAACTGGAAGCGGCACGACCCTGGCAGCGCGTGGCCCCGGTGCGGTGA
- a CDS encoding LysR substrate-binding domain-containing protein, which translates to MDPHLRDLRYFVAVAEELHFTNAAQRLHIAQPTLSRQIRQLERQLDVVLFDRNQRSVALTVAGKELLEGARKILELWEVTNVALQEAGEVLRVGIQSSIGRGLIADLESASGHRLALHSASWTDPSSGLSGRQADLALMWLPVPDTSRYRWQVLRSETRWVLLPENHALADREVIEFADLAGEPFVAMPPEAGTGRDFWLGNDGRNGRQAKIGGEAATAEERLEAVSLGLGVCLLAESNVPMYRWPGLTARPVGGLPPCELAVAWRADDDRPTILDFANRVLSGGFGTPAQPQD; encoded by the coding sequence ATGGACCCGCATTTGCGCGACTTGCGGTATTTCGTCGCGGTCGCTGAGGAACTTCACTTCACCAATGCCGCCCAACGGCTGCACATCGCGCAGCCGACGCTGTCGCGACAGATTCGCCAGCTCGAACGGCAACTCGACGTCGTCCTGTTCGACCGGAACCAGCGCAGTGTCGCGCTGACCGTCGCCGGGAAGGAACTGCTCGAGGGCGCCCGCAAGATCCTGGAACTGTGGGAGGTCACGAATGTGGCCCTGCAGGAGGCCGGGGAGGTGCTGCGGGTCGGCATCCAGAGTTCCATCGGCCGGGGCCTGATCGCCGATCTGGAGAGCGCCAGCGGTCATCGGCTGGCGTTGCACTCGGCGTCCTGGACCGATCCGTCCAGCGGATTGTCCGGCCGCCAGGCCGATCTCGCGCTGATGTGGCTGCCCGTGCCCGATACCAGCCGGTACCGCTGGCAGGTGCTGCGGTCGGAGACGCGCTGGGTCCTGTTACCGGAGAACCACGCCCTCGCCGACCGTGAGGTCATCGAGTTCGCGGACCTGGCCGGGGAACCGTTCGTCGCCATGCCGCCGGAAGCCGGTACCGGCCGCGACTTCTGGCTCGGCAACGACGGCCGCAACGGCCGCCAGGCGAAGATCGGCGGCGAGGCCGCGACCGCGGAGGAGCGGCTGGAGGCCGTCAGCCTCGGGCTCGGCGTCTGTCTGCTGGCCGAGAGCAATGTGCCGATGTACCGCTGGCCCGGTCTGACCGCCCGCCCGGTCGGCGGCTTGCCGCCGTGCGAGCTGGCCGTGGCGTGGCGGGCCGACGACGATCGGCCGACCATTCTCGACTTCGCCAACCGGGTGCTGTCCGGCGGCTTCGGAACTCCGGCGCAGCCGCAGGACTGA
- the hpt gene encoding hypoxanthine phosphoribosyltransferase — protein sequence MYGDDIASVLITEEQIKAKVDELAELIAKRYAADAPEGDLLLVGVLKGAIFFMTDLAQALPIPTQLEFMAVSSYGSSTSSSGVVRILKDLDKDIAGRNVLIVEDIIDSGLTLSWLKRNLSTRNPASLEVVTLLRKPDALRTQVEVAHVGFDIPNEFVVGYGLDYAERYRDLPYIGTLDPKVYSV from the coding sequence GTGTACGGGGACGACATCGCGTCGGTGCTCATCACCGAGGAGCAGATCAAGGCGAAGGTCGACGAGCTGGCCGAACTGATCGCGAAGCGATATGCGGCCGACGCACCCGAGGGCGATCTCCTGCTGGTGGGCGTCCTCAAGGGCGCGATCTTCTTCATGACCGATCTGGCCCAGGCGCTGCCGATCCCCACGCAGCTGGAGTTCATGGCGGTGTCGTCGTACGGCTCCTCCACCTCGTCCTCCGGCGTCGTGCGGATCCTCAAGGACCTGGACAAGGACATCGCCGGCCGCAACGTGCTGATCGTCGAGGACATCATCGACTCCGGGCTCACGCTGTCCTGGCTCAAGCGCAATCTGTCCACCCGCAACCCGGCCTCGCTCGAGGTGGTGACGCTGCTCCGCAAGCCGGATGCGCTGCGCACCCAGGTGGAGGTCGCGCACGTCGGCTTCGACATCCCGAACGAATTCGTGGTCGGCTACGGCCTGGACTACGCGGAGCGTTATCGGGATCTGCCGTACATCGGCACCCTCGACCCCAAGGTCTACTCGGTCTGA
- the tilS gene encoding tRNA lysidine(34) synthetase TilS has translation MPARLPETAAALQLRHAVRDWLSRYAPTGVVAVGLSGGADSLALTAAAVVEAEVVDALIVDHGLQSGSGAVAAEAAAAALALGCRTARVLTVTVTGGGGLEAAARRARYAALDDARDGLPVLLGHTLDDQAETVLLGLARGSGPRSVQGMAPYAAPWGRPLLGVRRDITRQLCADLGLRPHEDPHNSSPEFTRVRLRTEVLPLLEEVLGGGVAAALARTAEQLRADGVVLDELAGKLLVAAGDGATLKIETLATAPVAVRRRAVRAWLLDGGAKALTDKHLRAVDALVTDWHGQGGVAIGGGADGTRLVAAREHGRLTLMALTGGRHH, from the coding sequence GTGCCGGCCCGACTGCCGGAGACCGCGGCGGCGCTGCAACTGCGGCATGCGGTGCGGGACTGGCTGTCCCGCTACGCGCCGACCGGCGTGGTCGCGGTCGGGCTGTCCGGCGGCGCGGATTCCCTGGCGCTGACCGCCGCCGCGGTGGTCGAGGCGGAGGTGGTCGACGCCCTGATCGTCGACCACGGCCTGCAATCCGGTTCCGGCGCGGTGGCGGCGGAGGCGGCGGCCGCCGCACTGGCGCTGGGCTGCCGCACCGCCCGCGTACTGACCGTGACCGTGACCGGTGGCGGCGGGCTCGAGGCCGCGGCCCGGCGGGCGCGCTACGCCGCCCTGGACGACGCCCGCGACGGGCTGCCGGTGCTGCTCGGCCACACCCTCGACGATCAGGCCGAGACCGTGCTGCTCGGCCTCGCGCGCGGCTCGGGTCCGCGCTCGGTGCAGGGGATGGCGCCCTATGCCGCGCCTTGGGGCCGGCCGCTGCTCGGTGTGCGGCGCGATATCACCCGGCAGTTGTGCGCCGATCTGGGGTTGCGGCCGCACGAGGATCCGCACAACAGTTCCCCCGAATTCACCCGGGTGCGGCTGCGCACCGAGGTGCTGCCGCTGCTGGAGGAGGTGCTCGGCGGCGGCGTGGCCGCGGCGCTGGCCCGCACCGCCGAACAGCTGCGCGCCGACGGTGTGGTCCTCGACGAACTTGCCGGAAAGTTGCTTGTGGCCGCCGGTGATGGTGCGACACTGAAGATCGAGACACTCGCCACTGCCCCGGTGGCCGTCCGGCGCCGGGCGGTGCGGGCCTGGCTGCTCGACGGTGGTGCGAAAGCGTTGACGGACAAGCATTTACGGGCGGTCGACGCACTGGTCACGGATTGGCACGGGCAGGGCGGCGTCGCGATCGGCGGAGGTGCGGACGGGACGAGGTTGGTTGCCGCGCGCGAACATGGCAGGCTGACCTTGATGGCGCTCACCGGGGGCCGACATCACTGA
- a CDS encoding zinc-dependent metalloprotease translates to MTGPDHDARADRPAPSEQVLVDVESGELIRRPRTPLAGTVDWQLAARTGAALVPAGPRVTRFSAEQVVDELAAASVRAEGPVREVSGLIDDRPVPAARIVDRPGWIDAAAASMAQLTGEAGHPAEHESIRSRLAGKPAGVQVGAMLAFLSTAILGQYDPFTGEDGMLLLVAPNIVAVERVLGVHPGDFRLWVCLHEVTHRVQFSSAPWLGEYMRQNVSVLGDVGDESFDEMLSRLMSAVRERRQRTDALPAGDPADRGVLGLLRATQAPAQREALDRLLMLGTLLEGHADHVMDAVGPAVVPSVTQIRRAFDERRRRPVNPVQRLLRALLGVDAKVAQYVRGKAFVDEVVGKVGMARFNTVWTDSETLPRPDEIPEPGRWIARVLG, encoded by the coding sequence ATGACCGGACCTGACCACGATGCCCGAGCCGACCGGCCCGCTCCCTCGGAGCAGGTACTGGTCGACGTCGAGTCCGGTGAGTTGATCCGCAGGCCCAGGACGCCGCTGGCCGGCACGGTCGACTGGCAGCTGGCCGCGCGCACCGGCGCCGCGCTGGTACCGGCCGGGCCGCGGGTCACGCGATTCTCCGCGGAACAGGTGGTCGACGAGCTCGCCGCCGCCTCGGTGCGCGCCGAGGGCCCGGTGCGCGAGGTGTCCGGCCTGATCGACGATCGCCCGGTGCCGGCGGCCCGGATCGTGGACCGGCCCGGCTGGATCGATGCGGCCGCCGCCTCCATGGCACAGCTCACCGGCGAGGCCGGGCACCCGGCCGAGCACGAGTCGATCCGGAGCCGGTTGGCGGGTAAGCCGGCGGGCGTCCAGGTGGGCGCGATGCTGGCCTTCCTGTCCACGGCGATCCTCGGCCAGTACGACCCGTTCACCGGCGAGGACGGCATGCTGCTGCTGGTCGCGCCCAACATCGTGGCGGTGGAGCGCGTGCTCGGCGTGCACCCCGGCGATTTCCGGCTGTGGGTCTGCCTGCACGAGGTGACCCATCGGGTGCAGTTCTCCTCGGCGCCCTGGCTCGGCGAATACATGCGGCAGAACGTGTCCGTCCTCGGCGATGTCGGCGACGAATCGTTCGACGAGATGCTGTCGCGGCTGATGAGCGCCGTCCGCGAGCGGCGGCAGCGTACCGACGCGCTGCCGGCCGGCGATCCGGCCGATCGCGGCGTGCTCGGGCTGTTGCGCGCCACCCAGGCGCCCGCCCAGCGCGAGGCCCTGGACCGGCTGCTGATGCTCGGCACTCTGCTGGAGGGCCACGCCGACCACGTGATGGATGCCGTCGGCCCGGCCGTGGTGCCGTCGGTCACGCAGATCCGCCGGGCCTTCGACGAACGCCGCCGCCGCCCGGTGAATCCGGTGCAGCGGCTGTTGCGCGCCCTGCTCGGCGTGGACGCGAAGGTGGCGCAGTACGTGCGCGGCAAGGCGTTCGTCGACGAGGTCGTCGGCAAGGTGGGGATGGCGCGGTTCAACACCGTGTGGACCGATTCCGAGACCCTGCCGCGGCCCGACGAGATCCCCGAACCGGGGCGCTGGATCGCCCGCGTACTCGGCTGA
- the dacB gene encoding D-alanyl-D-alanine carboxypeptidase/D-alanyl-D-alanine-endopeptidase, whose amino-acid sequence MVGRSRKNIGNLAARRRRTIWIAVSAGVLVVVIAIGAVLVILKPWTEEFRHGGLTVSAPPAPVKPFPQVTAAPPAATSPSVQGLSAALAKVAGAPDLGAFSASVTDADTRTVLWSTDPDKPMVPASTAKVLTTAAALLMLPPDHRLTTKVVTGADPTELVLVGGGDPTLTAQADGKGYYPNGPRLADLVSQIRAAGRKFDTVAVDVSAYPGPTAPAGWDPADIAGGSWAPIEPVMIDGGRLDPLVEYSPRSATPALDAGRRLAADLGLDPVRVRVDKAPAQATEIAHVQSASLRDRLRDMMVHSDDVLAEAIAREIAAAGGGEASFAGAATATATALAAAGFDTTGLTLLDASGLSTEDRVPPRLLDRILAEAAGPQSGVATTAASNTSAPSSPLAPLLDYLPVAGATGSLADRFTTKDHGAAGWVRAKTGTLSVSSALAGYVLDSDGRVLTFALMSNDRPPEASRPALDAIAATLRNCGCS is encoded by the coding sequence GTGGTAGGTCGGAGCAGGAAGAACATCGGCAATCTGGCTGCTCGCCGGCGCCGGACGATCTGGATCGCGGTATCCGCCGGTGTGCTCGTCGTCGTGATCGCCATCGGCGCGGTGCTCGTGATTCTGAAGCCGTGGACCGAGGAGTTCCGTCACGGCGGGTTGACGGTATCAGCTCCGCCGGCGCCGGTGAAACCGTTCCCCCAGGTGACGGCCGCGCCACCGGCGGCGACCTCGCCGAGCGTCCAGGGTCTGTCGGCGGCGCTGGCGAAGGTGGCCGGCGCCCCGGACCTCGGCGCGTTCAGCGCCTCGGTGACCGATGCCGACACCCGGACCGTGCTGTGGAGTACCGATCCGGACAAGCCGATGGTGCCCGCGTCCACCGCGAAGGTGCTGACCACGGCGGCCGCGCTGCTGATGCTGCCGCCCGACCACCGGCTCACCACCAAGGTCGTGACCGGCGCCGATCCCACCGAACTGGTACTGGTCGGCGGCGGCGACCCGACGCTGACCGCTCAGGCCGACGGTAAGGGCTACTACCCGAACGGGCCGCGGCTGGCCGATCTGGTGAGCCAGATCCGCGCCGCCGGCCGCAAATTCGACACGGTCGCGGTCGACGTCTCCGCGTATCCGGGGCCGACCGCGCCGGCCGGTTGGGATCCGGCCGATATCGCCGGCGGTTCCTGGGCGCCGATCGAGCCGGTGATGATCGACGGCGGCCGGCTGGATCCGCTCGTGGAGTACTCGCCGCGCTCGGCGACCCCGGCACTGGACGCCGGTCGGCGGCTGGCGGCCGACCTCGGCCTGGATCCGGTCAGGGTGCGAGTGGACAAGGCGCCGGCGCAGGCGACCGAGATCGCGCACGTGCAGTCCGCATCCCTGCGGGATCGGTTGCGGGACATGATGGTCCATTCCGACGACGTCCTCGCCGAGGCGATCGCCCGCGAGATCGCGGCCGCCGGGGGTGGCGAGGCGTCGTTCGCCGGGGCGGCCACCGCCACCGCCACCGCGCTCGCCGCGGCCGGGTTCGACACCACCGGCCTCACCCTGCTCGACGCGAGCGGCCTGTCCACCGAGGACCGGGTGCCGCCGCGGCTGCTGGACCGGATCCTCGCCGAGGCGGCCGGGCCACAGTCCGGGGTGGCGACCACCGCCGCCTCGAACACCTCCGCACCGTCGTCGCCGTTGGCCCCGCTGCTGGACTACCTGCCGGTGGCCGGGGCGACCGGATCGCTGGCCGATCGGTTCACCACCAAGGACCACGGTGCGGCGGGCTGGGTCCGCGCGAAGACCGGAACTCTGTCGGTATCCAGCGCGTTGGCAGGGTATGTCCTCGACAGTGATGGCCGGGTGCTGACCTTCGCGTTGATGTCGAACGACCGGCCGCCGGAAGCGAGCCGGCCGGCCCTGGATGCCATCGCTGCCACGCTCCGCAACTGCGGATGCTCCTGA
- the ppa gene encoding inorganic diphosphatase yields MEFDVTIEIPKGQRNKYEVDHETGRVRLDRYLYTPMVYPADYGYIENTLGSDGDPLDCLVLLPESVFPGVIVEARPVGVLLMSDEAGGDEKIVAVPAGDKRWDHIQDTSDIGEFDRKAIEHFFEHYKDLEPGKWVKVDGWGDRAKAEVLVDEAVARLKEQGGH; encoded by the coding sequence GTGGAGTTCGACGTCACCATCGAGATCCCCAAGGGTCAGCGCAACAAGTACGAGGTCGATCACGAGACCGGGCGGGTGCGGCTGGACCGTTACCTCTACACCCCGATGGTCTACCCGGCCGACTACGGCTACATCGAGAACACCCTCGGGTCCGACGGCGACCCGCTGGACTGCCTGGTGCTGCTGCCCGAGTCGGTGTTCCCGGGTGTCATCGTCGAGGCCCGCCCGGTCGGCGTGCTGCTCATGAGCGACGAAGCGGGCGGCGACGAGAAGATCGTCGCGGTACCCGCAGGCGACAAGCGCTGGGACCACATCCAGGACACCTCGGATATCGGCGAATTCGACCGGAAGGCCATCGAGCACTTCTTCGAGCACTACAAGGACCTCGAGCCCGGCAAGTGGGTCAAGGTCGACGGCTGGGGCGACCGCGCCAAGGCCGAGGTGCTGGTAGACGAGGCCGTGGCCCGGCTGAAGGAGCAGGGCGGCCACTGA
- a CDS encoding crotonase/enoyl-CoA hydratase family protein, translating to MTEWKAFTVESKDLVARVTLTGPGKGNAMGPDFWRELPLIFGELDADPEVRAVVLTGSGRHFSYGLDLAAMGGMFAPLIGERGLAAPRTVFLHEVRRMQASITAVADCRKPVIAAVSGWCIGGGLDLISAADIRLAAADAKFSLREAKVAIVADVGSLQRLPGIIGEGHLRELAFTGKDIDAVRAEKIGLINDIYPDQDATLAAAQTLAEEIAANPPLVVQGVKDVLDQPRTRQISEGLRYVSAWNAAFLPSEDLTEAVAAVFEKRPPNFRGQ from the coding sequence ATGACTGAATGGAAGGCTTTCACAGTCGAGAGCAAGGATCTGGTGGCCCGGGTCACGCTGACCGGTCCCGGCAAGGGCAACGCGATGGGCCCGGACTTCTGGCGCGAACTGCCCCTGATCTTCGGGGAACTCGACGCCGATCCGGAGGTGCGCGCGGTCGTGCTCACCGGCTCGGGCCGGCATTTCTCCTACGGTCTGGACCTGGCCGCGATGGGCGGCATGTTCGCCCCGCTGATCGGCGAGCGCGGATTGGCCGCACCCCGCACCGTATTCCTCCACGAGGTGCGGCGGATGCAGGCCTCGATCACGGCCGTCGCCGACTGCCGCAAGCCGGTCATCGCGGCCGTCTCGGGCTGGTGCATCGGCGGCGGGCTCGATCTGATCTCGGCGGCCGACATTCGGCTGGCCGCCGCCGACGCGAAATTCAGCCTCCGTGAGGCCAAGGTCGCCATCGTCGCCGATGTCGGCTCGCTGCAACGACTTCCGGGCATCATCGGCGAGGGGCACCTGCGCGAGCTGGCCTTCACCGGCAAGGACATCGACGCCGTCCGCGCCGAGAAGATCGGTCTGATCAACGACATATATCCCGATCAGGACGCGACGCTGGCCGCGGCACAGACCCTCGCCGAGGAGATCGCCGCCAATCCGCCGCTGGTGGTGCAGGGCGTGAAGGATGTGCTCGACCAGCCCCGGACCCGGCAGATCAGCGAGGGCCTGCGCTACGTATCGGCGTGGAACGCGGCCTTCCTGCCCTCGGAGGATCTCACCGAGGCGGTCGCGGCGGTGTTCGAGAAGCGGCCGCCGAACTTCCGCGGGCAGTGA
- a CDS encoding 2-oxo-4-hydroxy-4-carboxy-5-ureidoimidazoline decarboxylase, with translation MLMHKGIGLDRFNQLPHTRAVYALYECCCSVLWAEKLAGGRPYPDYRRLLDAAEVELPALSRADLDRIADSVAREGVSEPTFEDLVRVTRIRLTRMLGPEEGYPEY, from the coding sequence ATGTTGATGCACAAGGGCATCGGCCTGGATCGTTTCAACCAATTACCCCACACGCGTGCCGTGTACGCCCTGTACGAATGCTGCTGCAGCGTGCTGTGGGCCGAGAAGCTGGCCGGCGGCCGGCCCTATCCCGACTATCGGCGACTACTCGACGCCGCCGAGGTCGAATTGCCCGCTCTGTCCCGGGCCGATCTCGATCGAATCGCCGATTCGGTTGCCCGCGAGGGTGTTTCCGAACCCACCTTCGAGGATCTGGTCCGCGTCACCCGAATTCGGCTGACCCGGATGCTCGGTCCCGAAGAGGGTTATCCCGAGTACTGA